Genomic DNA from Danio rerio strain Tuebingen ecotype United States chromosome 5, GRCz12tu, whole genome shotgun sequence:
aaaagcacctagcaacaaatttagcaatttttaacattcatttggctacttttagcatttaaaaaaaaaagtgactcaaTAGAGCAGTGGCTGCAGGGTTCATTCAGTAGAGTAAAGTGCTGGCTCATTTGTTAATCATttgttaatttactgatatttgttaacatgtataattgttggtaatttaggtagcaataaattccagtagtgctataattgttgtcactttcacaaatgtgttaatttcacaagttaaaaacagtaagtacacaagctgtgattgtttaaaagaatgtaactgttcattatcagtgttacatttaaaaataaaaaattcacttCAAAAAGTGTTTGTGTTACTTTTACAAACAACTCTATTTGTCATACAAATCTAAATGAAcatattacaaatgtttttgcTGAAATGGCCAGTCAGTTtgagaaatcattaattattttgtatactaCATAAAGTTTTGAGTTGCGATTACGCAATGACATCATCGCGCAAAGTAGTATGTTAATAAGAACgtatttattgtgcatctggatgtaatgtttaaatataatataatacacggcGCCTCAGATAATAGAGACATGATAGGCTTATGCTTGTCAGATACTATGTGATAATATGCAAATCAGTGCGTGTCATCATAAGGCAAAATTTAGCTACTTTTCGGGCAGgctttagctacttttcattggAAATAGTTGGCAGCACTGGCTGTCATctgtgaagtgaaagtgaaaccctAGCAATCAGAATGCAGGTTTTTGCAATTGTgtctttatttaatacattttacaaatattcGAAATTCAAATAATTTTTGATACCCCTACTGAAGTCACATGctatgttttaacaatgtttttagtTCCTTTTCTGGATTATTTTGGGACTATTcctgtagatcaggggtcaccaaacttgttcctggagggccggtgtcctgcagattttagctccaaccctaatcaaacacacctgaacaagctaattaaggtcttactaggtatacttgaaacatccagacaggtgtgttgaggcaagttgaagctaaaccctgcagggacaccggccctccaggaccaagattggtgacccctactGTAGATGATGAGAGAGTTCTCAAATTTCATCTAAAGTTTCTTTATTTGCGTTCAGAAGATAAACGTAGGTCTTTGGTGATTGAAAAGACTTGAGGCTCAGTCATTAATAACAGGATTTTAATTTTTGGATAATCTTACCGTTTAACTGAAATGATTGAACTTTACTTCCAGGCTGATCCGCTGCCCAAATCCACTTACAAGCCATCTGCATCAGTGCCAAAAGAAGGAAATCACACCGGCGCCAATAAATTCACCTATTTTGTGTGTCAAGAGCCTGGTATGCCGTGGGTCAGACTGCCGGTGGTCACTCCAGTGCAGATTACAGTAGCGCGGCAGATCCGCAGGTTCTTCACAGGCAAGCTTGATGCTCCTGTTGTGAGTTACCCTCCTTTTCCAGGCAATGAGGCCAATTATCTGCGTGCCCAGATCGCACGAATCTCGGCGGGAACCCATGTTAGTCCTCTGGGATTCTATCAGTTTGGAGAGGATGAAGGTGAGGACGATGGCCTGCGAGACAGCTTTGAGGAGAACCCTACCTTTGAGGGCATCCAAGTAAATGAGATGGCTGAGTCTCTGAATCTATGGGTCCATCATGTACAGCATATACTtacacaggtaataaagttggcttaaaggttcaagacacccttgAGTATTTTTTTGAAATGTTAACAGATTTGTTACACATCAGTTAAGACGACAacagcacctgtcagctttaattgtggggaaaactggatcatttgaagcttttgtcagctaatttcatcttctggaAGTAAAATAttttggtggggggggggggggggaatcaaaatcggtgacgtaacGCAACGTAATGTATCTGCTAGCAGAGTGATGacgcatcggtttctcattattattcatagcaaagttttcttatcctatgagaagaccctgctttttaattattcatgagagcatgtgtgCTTTCAAAGGCAAAGCAGACCTGCCAAGCGGTGAGACCCAGTGACTGAGACCATGTCCACGAACGGCAAGCAGTATTTAGCTGTTTATGAAGGGTCGCAAcattatgtgtttgtttccataattcacagggtttgttgcatgttttttcccagTGGTGCAGTCAGGgccaagcatttttgtcaggggagctgtacgagaattagagaatggcggatttcgtattttatcagttgagtttgttaccattcagacaccgCTATATCCGTGTGGCTGCATTCTCCTATTTTTagaatcctccagattaccggcagggctaatggttggaacAGATAGGGAAGGAGACCTGCtacactgctatccactgtgtctgcatttagACTTGGGGATTGAGAAGGAGAGAAGTCcgcctcatttatagtgtttatttaaacatgattacctttatgatgatataacaaattgtgctTATGTgaatatgaaattacgaataacaaatgtaccAGGACATtaaacttgtttattttgttgcattttactttgtaaactatataaaatcatgggtctccttaggtttgtgtctcattttgtgggCCAAccgacaacagttgttcgctcctcTCTTTTTCTACTGCACTGCCAGCCATGCCCACTCTTCCCTTGCTTGCAGTGATTCACACCCATTTTGAAGCATTTTTTGAAGAAGTTCTGAGATAGACTTGAACCAAAAGAGGCAGGTACATGGCCCTATAAAATCTccattaccccccccccccctccccccaataTTTTGAAGCATATCTTTGGATGGGTCATAAACACTTTATAAAGTGTTTACTTTAATGCTTCAAGTAACCTTTTTTTGTGAAAATTAAATGTTGAAATCAGTGTGAAGTTATGTTCTGTCGTTATTCagcataatatatatttaaaagcaaCAACAGATAATGTTATACACTATATGAAAGATAGTGGCGATGTAgacagttttaaaatgataattatttataGTTCTAGGGCTACAGCATGATCTTTAAACATGATCTTGAGTATTTTGTTATGTCATCAAACAACTCTTTGTCTTTGAACTATTGTTACACGAGATTACATTTTAGTGGGGGTGTTTCATAaatcgtgtgtgtttgtgtaaactttttttaatctAACATGCTAAAGACATTCACACATTACTCTACACGTCTGAACGTTAGGGCCGCTGTGTATGGGTCAACGTAACTAAGAAGCCTGTGGATGATGTTGACGAAGATGCCGAGGATGAAGAACGAGAGGAAGAACCTGATGAACTAGAGCCTGAAGTCGGGCCTCCTCTTCTGACGCCTCTATCTGAAGATGCAAGTCAGTATTGCAGCACCTCCTGGCGTATAAATGCTGCCCCCCTTGAGCTCTAACACACAATATGTTCTGTTCACAGAGCTCAATGACACTCCACCTTGGAGCTCAATGATGTCCTCAAACATCATTCCTCAGTTTGCCATCGCTGTGCTTCGCTCCAATCTTTGGCCTGGAGCTTATGCTTACTGTAGTGGCAAGTAAGATGCTCTTCAGAATGTATTGCCTACTAAAAGCATGTGGAATCCTGATAAGTAGAGTAAAACTATTTTTCTGCTATCTCTTTTAGGAATTTTGGAAACATATACATTGGATGGGGGCTGAAATTTATCGGAGAACCCTTCACCCCAGTGTTGCCTCCACCACCCCAAAGCGAGTTCCCCAGCGGGCCAGAAACCACAGAGGCTTTGGACCCCAGTGTGGAGGAAGAACAGGCTTTAAAAGCTGCAATGGAGGAGCAGACGGCGGCTATGGAGGAAACTGAGGATctggaggaagaggaggatgaagatgatgattaaAATGGAGGAGTACACAAAAATAAACCTAGAGGTTGGTCAGATTCTGTATGCGTGTAATTTATTATGTGCGTccacataaatgaaaatgtaaaacttaAGGGAATCAAGTCGTTTATTAGCTTTTTAAACCAGTTGAATGAAAAAATGCATGCTTCTACTGTTTATTTTGTGCATTACATTTATTCTGTCATGCTTTCCATGCTCAATTTCCTGCAATGGCACATGACTAGTTGTAACATGAGAAAATGTGTGTAGATCAACATGAAAAGAAtgaataacttaataaataagaAGATTGTAACTTCTAATACTTAATAGATAATAATATGAGTGTTATAACATATCAATACATTTAGGAATGCACTATATATATCGCCGACAATTTCAGTATCAgcagataaatgctattttttattttatttattttttctcaccTTTAATGCATAGGACAGTAGAGTATTGACAgtaaagcatggggagcagagagaatgGAAGTACTGAACTGGAATTGAActgtgagcaccggagtgcatgtgtcgacactCTAACCATTACGCCATTGGCTTCGACATAAACACTATTTTTAATGCTATCATTATCAGTCTGATAACAACATTAGGCTGATATAGTTAAGCATAATGATATATTTAAATTACTGTACTCATTGCAGTTAACCAGTATACCTACCTATTAATTAACATGTTGGCTGCCTGCTacttttttagtattttaatgatattttatttaattttgattaatgtTAAGCTAAATTGATTGCTTTATTTAGGCTTTTTTAGGTAAGGCAgtagattttaatttatttaaaagaaagttGACCATAGTAaagaataattgaataataaagttCTGATATCACTTCTAACTTTTCTGAAGCTACAATTTTACAACAAAATCAACTGTTCACTTTGTGTGTTTGCAATTTATTTCACAATTATGtcgaaaaaaatgtcaaaataaaatttatcAGCCTCCAAATTTAAAGAGTTAAAAGAATTTAAAGAAAATTTGTTATTGGTCAAACACTacatatcagtgcatccctaaatAACCTTATTGGTGATACCATGATATCAATATTTTAAAGAGTTCatccaaaaacataaaaagtagtTCACCCTTCACTtcttcacaaacctgtttgagattctaCTCCtttagaacacaaaagaagatattttgaagaatgctgaaaacgtgtaaccattgactttcatagtatttgtgttATCTTACTATGTTTGTCggtggttaccagtttccaacattcttcaaaatatcttactttgtgttcaacagaagaaaagaaagtcataaaggtttggaaccacttgagggtgtgtaaataatgagtatttttttatttttgggtgaactatccctttaattaaaaCTAGGACATAACACAATCTGGTCTCATTCACTATACTCATTGCAGTTAACCAGTATACCTTCACACAGAGTAACCAGAGGACTGATATCCTCATCATCGagccaaaatataaaatacatcacCATCATGTAATCACTCTTTTATATGTTAATGCAAAAACTAGATTGCCTGTATCTTGGGGTTAATTTGGAATCGCTTTTTAAATGAGTTCATTTCACTAAGATACGACTGATGACCTCCTAATCATTTCCTCCATAGAGGAAAATAGCAGTTAGTGTTTTCAGCTGATTTCTAGCTGATTATAGTTACAGTATTGATGTGCACACTTATAGAATTATAATCGTCATGATATACTATTGACACAGCGACAAAACATAAGTTACAACCCTTAATAAAAGATGAATAGCTAAAACAACTGAAGCTGCACAGGCATAAACAAAAACCGTAACACATATTTATGACCGGGGATGTCATTCTAAAAGACTTCACAGTGTTCTGCGGGATAAAAGTTGAATTACTTTTAGTTTTAAGACAGTAGGATTTGTTAGGATTCAGCAGTAAAGGGGTTTTGACCTTCATTTAcccatatgtaaataaataaattaatatatatatatataataagaaagGAATGATATGGGTGTGAGAATGGATTTTTACGACTTCATTCAGCGAAGGTCACTCTCTTCATCCTGAATGGTCTTCTTGATTCTTAGCAACATGGTGGTCTGCCACTGATCAAGCCTTGTGATGGAGTCAAATTCCCTTACctattttataaagaaaatgATTAAACCCATAATATTGGTTGAGCAGGATCAGATATCTGAAACAATATGTTAATAGTACTTACTGCATCAGCGTATGCATCAATATTCTGCTCATCATGTGCATCAAGAAGTTTCTGTTTTAGTGTGAAATGCACAAACATGAATTGGGATTACTTTACAGAAAGTGTCAGAGATGTTCAAATGCTGTACTTGCATTACATTATCCAAAACGTTAGGTTTATTGATGTATATGTAGGTTGAaaaactgacttccatagtatttgtttttccttctaaggaagtcaatggttacaggtttccaaactatcttcttttgtgttcagcagaaaatcaaaaacaatgaaactgtttttttaacaattttaaattacctgacaaaagtctcgttgtcaacaaataataatttatagttaATCGTATGGAAAagaggcagaaggtagatttttccaatgaatcatctgcatcccaattatcacaaatactgcagaagacctattggaacccacatggacccaagattctcttagaaatcagtcaagtttggtgaagaaaaatcatggtttggggttacattgagaatgggggtgtgtgagagatctgcagagtggatggcaacatcaacagcctgaggtatcaagacatttgtgctgcccattaaatcacaaaccacagaagagggcaaattgttcagcaggatagcgctccttctcatactttagcctccacagcAAAGTTCCTGAATGAAAATAAGTTGAAggagctccaggattggccagcccagtcaccagacatgaacattattgagcatgtctggggtaagttgATGGAGGAAATACCAAATGATCCACTACAAGTCaataattatttgttgttcctaaaacttggataggcgacaagacttttgtcaagtagtgtatgaTGAGTAAATGAATACAGAATCAATTTTTTTGGAAGATGTATatctttaactaggttaataaggtcaACAATCTCTTAAAGCAGTGCACTTGTTTTGAAAAGATTTTTTAAGAAAGAAATCATGATAGGCCTACTTGAATGATTTCTAAAGCATTATGCTCTTACCATGacatgaataaattacattttaaaatatattcaagttgaagcaattattttaatatgttataatataCACAAAACTTTTGTAAGAAAAGACTCCAACCTTAAGAAGTTTGCACTCTCTGGCATCAGAGAAGGCTGGAAACATGTCTTCATATTTCTGCACAGCCAGCTATTAAAAAGCACAATGGTTAAACAATGCTAGGAAGTTACATATTAGCTATTTTGAATACCTTCAGACTGTAAACGCATCAGTCACCTTGCAGTTGAGCATGTCCACACAGAAGTGACACAGTGCAGCTTTGAAGAAATGGTCTTTGGCACCATACTTCAACAGTGTAGTGTCCATAGAGTAAGTACCAATCTGAAACAGAGAAAACATGCCAGTCAGCGTTAAAcgtgaatataataaataaacacaaatgaagttCGGGTCATGCAAACCTGCTCAAAAATTTCAATGGCTTTCTGGTACTGCTCCAACTGAGCCGCATAGTTCGCTACCTTAAGAAGACACTTGTTAGCTGCactaaaaagagagagagagagagattagaaGAGgcttatttagtttaataataatgCGTTAATTTCAGATCTGGATTGTTCTAATCTACAACATTACTAAtggtttaaatgaataaacagataAGCAAGCATATTTAAAAGGCAGTACCTGGTGGACTCCTCCCCTTTGTAATAATCTGCCGCCTGCTCATAATGAGCAATAGCCTATAAACATACACATAATGTATTTTTAGTTCTTTCTGACTTGGAAGAGATGCATGACTATGTCAAAAAATGCACAATTTTTTGATAAAAGAATTAACATTTACACACACGGTTTTTccatagtttttaattttaagctGGTGTGAACATAGTCATAACATGGTAAATTCATGGCTTATGTTCAGTAGAAAGTTGCTGATTAGAAATATAGTTTAGCTAGGAGAAGTTCAACACACTAATGATTCTTCAAATAAGTCCAATTGGACCCAGAATGAGACAACATATCTGCTGAATTGCTGAATACAAGTATAAATTTCAGTTTTTAAGACTTTTGTagagtatttttatgcttttaactTAGCGTCAACGATTATCTGAGGCACTTAATAATACGTTCGTAGGCCTGCCACGATAACTTGTTGGACAATATATCGCTcgataataaacaataatacgaTAAACgaaattattgtcattttaattataatattttattattaagaatatttaattaaattacagtaattttaacAATATCATAATTAGGCACTGGAATCAGAATGTGTAAACGCATACACtaaatgaattataataaatgttaacaaaaaagtgcaaggtaaaaacgTAACAGATGCTGCGATAtttgctaccagatctattttcagttgtcaggcacctacatgaaaatatactatggtAATTTAGTGTTAgcttttaaccatactgacacggACACCTCCAATAAAGATAGAGATGTtccacaatcagctaaaatgttgcccaaatagttttttatgtatgagcaatatatatatattgcatcaccaaaaatgattgaggtcatgtccatgtgttgtgcgatgggtcgatatattgattattgtgacaggcctatacATTCGAACCCTTATATAAATAGATTATTTCCCACTTACTTTGTCTATGTCCAGTAACTCCGATTCATAGATTTCTGCAACAGATATGTGGTGTTTTGCAGCAATATTGAAGCGCCCCTGTGAAGACcatcaaaaatgtattattattattatacttatactGCAGAACTGTAGAATATTATGTTGAAATACATTTGAAtacttaaaaatagtttaaaaatacaaaatacaaatttgctgttaatttacagtgcactacctgacaaaagtttctaagttttaggaaccaaaaataataacttgacttctagttgatctattggtgtcttatatgaaaggcaaaggccactAGATTagacttattttacctaaataaaatatgatcatgccttgatttttttattattttaataaaacagtaaggtctgactttgctttgacaaaagtcttgtcacttaacagaaataatatacagtatagaatatgaagtcatgctgcagtggaaaaaacattaacattgtatatgactcccatgagcttggaggactgcatccatacatctctgcaatgactcaaataatttattaataaagtcatttggaatggtaaagaaagtgttcttgcaggactcccagagttcaccaagattctttggattcatcttcaatgactcctccttcatcttaccccagacatgctcaataatgttcatatctggtgactgggctggccaatcctggagctccTTGACCTACTTTGCTTGCAGGAACTTCAATGTGGTGCACTATCACGCAGAAGAATTTGCTCTcatctgtggtttgtaatgtaatgggcagcacaagttttttttttaaacctcaggctgttgatgttgccatccactctgcagatctcttgcaagcccctgaatgtaaccccaaaccatgatttttccttcaccaaacttgactgatttctatgagaatcttgggtctatgcgggtttcaataggtcttctgcagtatttgtggtgattgaaatgcagttcaacagatgatttatctgaaaaatctaccttgaTCAAccagaagttaagttattatttgttgctcttacaactgggatctacgtcaagacttttgtcaggtagtgtacatcaggctaagatgtaggtgacttttttttttcctccagacAGCAttaaagatttttagctgaaaccgtGGTCCATGTTGATTCATAGAATGCAAGTCAATGTCCACCACCACTACAGTCACAATAAAATGAATACCAGTAGCTCCTGATAATATATTCACTTGAATTTCATGAATTGCTGTTACTTATTTAATCACAACTATGACCaagtcatttttttatatttccggAAGCTCTAAAAGTGttgctgttgaaaaaaaaaggaaaaatagacTGCTTTGATTAAAATATGTCGATGTCATTTGACCTGCTTGTGGTAAaacaataattgaat
This window encodes:
- the rsph4a gene encoding radial spoke head protein 4 homolog A, with protein sequence MEITGEALNNNRLQTAASFKAFMMKNSTKTNLNLYDHLVRLLTRVMDERPENAVDVMEDMSLELKGSVLQEKQDTLRDSPSSSPALVLAEQQKTLFMHTAGDGGDHEEELVDSPLPNVAELAFFFEQAGVGLGREEIQRIFLALKHLVDTQLLLRCRFWGKILGTQGNYLVAEGEFREGEGEEDEGTEQTPEEDEREEELQEGKDEAELVEAADPLPKSTYKPSASVPKEGNHTGANKFTYFVCQEPGMPWVRLPVVTPVQITVARQIRRFFTGKLDAPVVSYPPFPGNEANYLRAQIARISAGTHVSPLGFYQFGEDEGEDDGLRDSFEENPTFEGIQVNEMAESLNLWVHHVQHILTQGRCVWVNVTKKPVDDVDEDAEDEEREEEPDELEPEVGPPLLTPLSEDAKLNDTPPWSSMMSSNIIPQFAIAVLRSNLWPGAYAYCSGKNFGNIYIGWGLKFIGEPFTPVLPPPPQSEFPSGPETTEALDPSVEEEQALKAAMEEQTAAMEETEDLEEEEDEDDD
- the napaa gene encoding N-ethylmaleimide-sensitive factor attachment protein, alpha a (The RefSeq protein has 1 substitution compared to this genomic sequence); translated protein: MDYSGKEKEAMAIMAEADKKMKTSHSLFGTFFGSSSRVEEACDMYVRAANMFKMAKNWNAAGDAFCKAALLHLKVDSKHNAAMNFLDAGNAFKKADPQEAIGCFSRAIDIYTDMGRFNIAAKHHISVAEIYESELLDIDKAIAHYEQAADYYKGEESTSAANKCLLKVANYAAQLEQYQKAIEIFEQIGTYSMDTTLLKYGAKDHFFKAALCHFCVDMLNCRLAVQKYEDMFPAFSDARECKLLKKLLDAHDEQNIDAYADAVREFDSITRLDQWQTTMLLRIKKTIQDEESDLR